From the genome of Pseudomonas sp. Teo4, one region includes:
- a CDS encoding ABC transporter permease, whose product MRAETARGSLYHRVVVYLLFLILLLPLAGTLLYSLATSWSASLLPSGLTLKWYVALWSEPRFLAAFGQSLLVCIGALVLSVVLILPLLFVVHYHFPKLDALMNILILLPFAVPPVVSSVGLLQLYGSGPMAMVGTPWILIGCYLTIALPFMYRAITNNLQAINLRDLMDAAQLLGASTWQAAFMVVLPNLRKGLMVALLLSFSFLFGEFVFANLLVGTRYETLQVYLNNMRNSSGHFNSALVISYFAFVLVLTWVANRLNKDKT is encoded by the coding sequence ATGCGCGCTGAAACTGCCCGCGGCAGCCTCTACCACCGCGTGGTGGTGTACCTGCTGTTTCTCATTCTGCTGCTGCCGCTGGCTGGCACCCTGCTCTATTCCCTGGCCACCAGTTGGTCGGCCAGCCTGCTACCCAGCGGCCTGACCTTGAAATGGTACGTGGCACTGTGGAGCGAACCGCGCTTCCTGGCAGCCTTCGGCCAATCGCTGCTGGTGTGCATCGGCGCTCTGGTGCTGTCGGTGGTGCTGATTCTGCCGCTGCTGTTCGTGGTGCATTACCACTTCCCCAAACTCGACGCGCTGATGAACATTCTCATCCTGCTGCCGTTCGCGGTACCGCCGGTGGTGTCCTCGGTGGGGCTGCTGCAACTGTACGGCAGCGGGCCGATGGCGATGGTCGGCACGCCGTGGATCCTGATCGGCTGCTACTTGACCATCGCCCTGCCCTTCATGTACCGCGCCATCACCAACAACTTGCAGGCGATCAACCTGCGCGACCTGATGGACGCCGCGCAACTGCTGGGGGCCAGTACCTGGCAGGCGGCGTTCATGGTGGTGCTGCCAAACCTGCGCAAAGGCCTGATGGTGGCGCTGCTGCTGTCGTTCTCGTTCCTGTTCGGCGAATTCGTGTTCGCCAACCTGCTGGTTGGCACCCGCTACGAGACCCTGCAGGTGTACCTGAACAACATGCGCAACAGCAGCGGCCACTTCAACAGCGCACTGGTGATCTCGTACTTCGCCTTCGTGCTGGTGCTGACCTGGGTCGCCAACCGCTTGAACAAGGACAAAACCTGA
- a CDS encoding ABC transporter ATP-binding protein → MSFVSVQKLHKSYAGSPVFHDIDCQIERGEFVTLLGPSGCGKSTLLRCIAGLTPVDSGKILLDGQDLVPLSPQKRGIGMVFQSYALFPNMTVEQNVAFGLRIQKVRTEESQARVREALELVELGNFAGRYPHQLSGGQCQRVALARSLVTRPRLLLLDEPLSALDARIRKHLREQIRAIQRELGLTTIFVTHDQEEALTMSDRIFLMNQGRIVQSGDAETLYTAPVDLFAAGFIGNYNLLDADSASRLLQRPVNSRLAIRPESITLGVNGELDGEVRSHSLLGNVIRYRVRIRDVELVVDVLNRSSADLHADGQRVSLSIDPTALREVA, encoded by the coding sequence ATGAGCTTCGTCAGCGTACAGAAACTGCACAAAAGCTATGCCGGCAGCCCGGTGTTCCACGATATCGACTGCCAGATCGAACGCGGCGAGTTCGTCACCCTGCTCGGCCCGTCCGGCTGTGGTAAATCCACCCTGCTGCGCTGCATCGCCGGGCTGACCCCGGTGGACAGCGGCAAGATCCTGCTCGATGGCCAGGACCTGGTGCCACTGAGCCCGCAAAAACGCGGGATCGGCATGGTGTTCCAGAGCTATGCGCTGTTCCCCAACATGACCGTGGAGCAGAACGTCGCCTTCGGCCTGCGCATCCAGAAGGTCCGAACCGAAGAAAGCCAGGCGCGGGTACGCGAGGCCCTGGAGCTGGTCGAGCTAGGCAATTTCGCCGGGCGCTACCCGCACCAGCTGTCCGGCGGCCAGTGCCAGCGTGTGGCCCTGGCCCGCTCGCTGGTGACCCGGCCACGCCTGTTGCTGCTGGACGAACCGCTGTCGGCGCTGGATGCGCGCATCCGCAAGCACCTGCGCGAGCAGATTCGCGCCATTCAGCGGGAACTGGGGCTGACGACGATTTTCGTCACCCACGATCAGGAAGAAGCGCTGACAATGTCTGACCGCATCTTCCTGATGAACCAGGGGCGCATCGTCCAGAGCGGCGATGCCGAAACCCTCTACACCGCACCGGTAGACCTGTTCGCCGCCGGCTTCATCGGCAACTACAACCTGCTGGACGCCGACAGTGCCAGCCGCCTGCTGCAACGCCCGGTGAACAGCCGCCTGGCGATTCGCCCGGAGTCGATCACCCTGGGCGTCAATGGTGAGCTCGACGGCGAAGTACGCAGCCACAGCCTGCTGGGCAATGTGATTCGCTACCGCGTGCGGATACGCGATGTGGAGCTGGTAGTAGACGTGCTCAATCGCTCGTCGGCAGACCTGCACGCCGACGGCCAGCGGGTATCGTTGTCGATCGACCCCACCGCGCTGCGCGAAGTGGCCTAG
- a CDS encoding HAD family hydrolase, whose translation MALAIFDLDETLIHGDCASLWSEQMARLGWVDGKAFLRRDHELMEAYGKGHLAMEDYMAFSLEPIAGRTLEEVEHLVEPWVEDVIEPIIFGDACRCIAEHRKRGDRILIISASGTHLVGPIAARLGVDEYLAIELEAVNGVYTGKTHGVLTYREGKITRLLEWLDQEQENLEGASFYSDSRNDLPLLLKVDFPHVVNPDSVLREHAEINGWPILSWS comes from the coding sequence ATGGCATTGGCAATTTTCGATCTGGACGAAACCCTCATCCACGGCGACTGTGCATCGTTGTGGAGCGAGCAGATGGCCCGGCTGGGCTGGGTCGATGGCAAGGCTTTCCTGCGCCGCGACCATGAACTGATGGAGGCCTATGGCAAAGGCCACCTGGCGATGGAGGACTACATGGCGTTCAGCCTGGAGCCGATTGCCGGGCGCACCCTGGAAGAGGTCGAACACCTGGTCGAGCCGTGGGTCGAGGACGTGATCGAGCCGATCATCTTTGGCGATGCCTGCCGCTGCATCGCCGAGCACCGCAAGCGCGGTGACCGGATTCTGATCATCTCCGCCTCGGGTACCCATCTGGTCGGGCCGATTGCGGCGCGCCTCGGCGTGGACGAATACCTGGCGATCGAGCTGGAAGCGGTGAACGGGGTGTATACCGGCAAGACCCATGGGGTGCTGACCTACCGCGAGGGCAAGATCACGCGGCTGCTGGAGTGGCTGGACCAGGAACAGGAGAATCTGGAAGGGGCGAGTTTCTATTCCGATTCACGCAACGACCTGCCGTTGTTGCTGAAGGTGGACTTCCCGCATGTGGTCAACCCGGATTCGGTGTTGCGTGAACATGCCGAGATCAATGGCTGGCCTATTTTGAGCTGGAGCTGA